The Panicum hallii strain FIL2 chromosome 9, PHallii_v3.1, whole genome shotgun sequence genome has a window encoding:
- the LOC112877038 gene encoding aquaporin TIP3-1: protein MSTGARPGRRFTVGRSEDATHPDTIRAAISEFIATAIFVFAAEGSVLSLGKMYHDMSTPGGLVAVALAHALGLAVAVAVAVNISGGHVNPAVTFGALIGGRLSLIRAVFYWVAQLLGAVAATLLLRLATGGMRPPGFALASGVGDWHAVLLEAAMTFGLMYAYYATVIDPKRGPVGTIAPLAVGFLLGANVLAGGPFDGAGMNPARVFGPALVGWRWRHHWVYWLGPFLGAGVAGLVYEYLVIPSADAAPHAHGVHQPLAPEDY, encoded by the exons ATGAGCACGGGCGCGCGGCCGGGGCGGCGATTCACGGTGGGGCGGAGCGAGGACGCGACGCACCCGGACACCATCCGCGCCGCCATCTCCGAGTTCATCGCCACCGCCATCTTCGTCTTCGCCGCCGAGGGCTCCGTCCTCTCGCTCG GGAAGATGTACCACGACATGAGCACGCCGGGCGGGCTGGTGGCCGTGGCGCTGGCGCACGCGCTGGGCCTGgcggtggccgtggccgtggccgtcaACATCTCCGGCGGGCACGTGAACCCGGCCGTCACCTTTGGCGCGCTCATCGGCGGCCGCCTCTCCCTCATCCGCGCCGTCTTCTACTGGGTCGCGCAGCTGCTGGGCGCCGTCGCCGCGACGCTGCTCCTGAGGCTGGCCACGGGCGGGATGCGCCCGCCGGGGTTCGCGCTGGCGTCCGGGGTCGGGGACTGGCACGCCGTGCTCCTGGAGGCCGCCATGACGTTCGGGCTCATGTACGCCTACTACGCCACGGTGATCGACCCGAAGCGCGGCCCCGTGGGCACCATCGCGCCGCTGGCCGTGGGGTTCCTGCTGGGCGCCAACGTGCTGGCGGGCGGGCCGTTCGACGGCGCCGGGATGAACCCGGCGCGGGTGTTCGGGCCGGCGCTCGtcgggtggcggtggaggcacCACTGGGTGTACTGGCTGGGCCCCTTCCTCGGCGCCGGGGTCGCCGGGCTCGTGTACGAGTACCTCGTCATCCCGTCCGccgacgccgcgccgcacgcgcacggtGTACACCAGCCGCTCGCGCCGGAGGACTACTAA
- the LOC112876717 gene encoding probable inactive receptor kinase At3g02880 gives MSGSKRDDRRRWRLWRWAVVSFVLATAAAAAAAVEAGGAEATELDLEERRDERRDLLALRDTLRSALDLHSNWTGPPCHGGRSRWRGVSCDGDGRVVGVALDGAQLTGSLPRGALRGVSRLQELSLRGNALHGALPGLEGLPRLRALDLSSNRFSGPIPRGYATTLRDLARLELQDNLLNGTLPAFRQRGLVVFNVSYNFLQGEVPATRTLRRFPASAFDHNLKLCSEAVNAECREGTPSSGAPAAGAGSDGPVVRPAGDRDRPARKHTQFWLATWSVVAMSLIAALVPFAAVLIFMHHKKKGREVRLGGRGAEVTGAGDIKDKAEQGRGSGSRSTDSGKGAELQFFLDDSARFDLDELFRSTAEMLGKGRLGITYRVTLEAGPVVVVKRLRNMAHVPRRDFTHTMQLLGKLRHENVVHLAAAFYSKEEKLVVYEHVPGCSLFQLLHGNRGEGRTPLPWPARLSIAQGMARGLAYLHQSLPYFHRPPHGNLKSSNVLVFFSAPAAKGKQQQKQAVPKLTDHGFHPLLPHHAHRLAAAKCPEFARGGGGRRLSSRADVYCLGVVLLELVTGKVPVEEDGDLAEWARLALSHEWSTDILDVEIVADRGRHGDMLRLTEVALLCAAPEPDRRPKVQDVVRMIDEIAAGDGAELAGR, from the exons ATGAGCGGGAGCAAGCGCGACGACCGGCGCCGGTGGCGGCTGTGGCGCTGGGCCGTGGTCTCCTTCGTGctcgcgacggcggcggcggcggcggcggcggtggaggcgggagGCGCGGAGGCGACGGAGCTGGACCTCGAGGAGCGCCGGGACGAGCGGCGCGACCTGCTGGCGCTGCGCGACACGCTGCGGTCGGCGCTGGACCTGCACTCCAATTGGACGGGGCCGCCCTGCCACGGCGGGCGCAGCCGGTGGCGCGGCGTGTCGtgcgacggcgacggccgcgTGGTGGGCGTGGCGCTCGACGGCGCGCAGCTCACGGGCTCGCTCCCGCGGGGCGCGCTCCGCGGCGTGTCGCGGCTCCAGGAGCTGTCCCTGCGCGGGAACGCGCTCCACGGCGCGCTGCCGGGGCTCGAGGGCCTGCCGCGCCTCCGCGCCCTCGACCTCTCCAGCAACCGGTTCTCGGGCCCCATCCCGCGCGGGTACGCCACGACGCTCCGGGACCTCGCGCGGCTCGAGCTCCAGGACAACCTGCTCAACGGCACCCTCCCGGCGTTCCGGCAGCGCGGCCTCGTCGTCTTCAAcgtgtcctacaacttcctccaGGGCGAGGTCCCGGCCACCCGCACGCTGCGCCGGTTTCCCGCGAGCGCGTTCGACCACAACCTCAAGCTCTGCAGCGAGGCCGTGAACGCCGAGTGCCGGGAGGGCACGCCGTCTTCCGGCGCTCCGGCCGCTGGAGCCGGCAGCGACGGTCCGGTCGTGAGGCCGGCAGGCGACCGCGACCGGCCGGCACGGAAGCACACGCAGTTCTGGCTGGCGACGTGGAGCGTCGTGGCGATGTCCCTCATCGCCGCGTTGGTGCCGTTCGCGGCCGTGCTCATCTTCATGCACCACAAGAAGAAAGGCCGGGAGGTCCGTCTCGGCGGCCGTGGCGCAG AAGTGACTGGAGCAGGGGACATCAAGGACAAGGCGGAGCAGGGCCGAGGGAGCGGCAGCCGGAGCACGGACTCCGGCAAGGGAGCCGAACTGCAGTTCTTTCTCGACGACAGCGCCCGGTTCGACCTCGACGAGCTGTTCCGGTCCACGGCGGAGATGCTCGGCAAGGGCCGGCTGGGGATCACGTACCGGGTGACCCTCGAGGCCGGCCCCGTCGTCGTCGTGAAGCGGCTGCGCAACATGGCGCACGTGCCGCGCAGGGACTTCACCCACACCATGCAGCTCCTGGGCAAGCTCCGGCACGAGAACGTCGTCCACCTCGCCGCGGCCTTCTACTCCAAGGAGGAGAAGCTGGTCGTGTACGAGCACGTCCCCGGCTGCAGCCTCTTCCAGCTCCTGCACG GGAACAGGGGCGAGGGGAGAACGCCGCTGCCGTGGCCGGCGAGGCTGTCGATCGCGCAAGGAatggcgcgcgggctggcgtaCCTGCACCAGTCGCTGCCGTACTTCCACCGGCCGCCGCACGGCAACCTCAAGTCCTCCAACGTGCTCGTCTTCTTCTCGGCGCCCGCCGCCAAGGGCAAGCAGCAGCAGAAGCAGGCGGTGCCGAAGCTGACGGACCACGGGTTCCACCCGCTGCTCCCGCACCACGCGCACCGGCTGGCGGCGGCCAAGTGCCCCGAgttcgcgcgcggcggcggcggccggcggctgtCGTCCCGCGCCGACGTGTACTGCCTCGGGGTGGTGCTGCTGGAGCTGGTGACCGGGAAGGTGCCCGTGGAGGAGGACGGCGACCTGGCGGAGTGGGCGCGGCTGGCGCTCAGCCACGAGTGGTCCACGGACATCCTCGACGTGGAGATCGTGGCCGACCGGGGCCGCCACGGGGACATGCTGCGGCTCACGGAGGTCGCGCTGCTCTGCGCCGCGCCCGAGCCCGACAGGCGGCCCAAGGTGCAGGACGTCGTCAGGATGATCGACGagatcgccgccggcgacggggCGGAGCTTGCCGGACGTTGA
- the LOC112874120 gene encoding protein TIC110, chloroplastic — protein sequence MELPLASARPSPRAAGAACPPLLFSPLKPFPLLRFPPRRPAAARLRLRARAAAADAGEAAPPGEEVFGGRRELTGVQPLVESLPPAARTAAELAVAAAAIAAGYGIGLRAGGGSRAVAVAGAAVLGAASVAGAAAVNSVVPEVAAVGLHNYVAGHDDPTNMESGEVEAIAKKYGVSTQDAAFKAELCDLYARYVYSVLPPGDEDLKGSEVQDIIKFKRALGLDDVDAANMHMEIGRRIYRERLETSDRDADMEQRRAFQKLIYVSNLVFGDQSAFLLPWKRLFGVTDSQIDIAMRENAKSLYSSQLKSIGRGLDIGTLIDVRRAQLAYKLSDEIATEMFREHVKKLVEENISSALDILKSRIPDSLTQAMEEVKIVIKFNSLLTTLSKHPQADRFACGLGPISLGGEYDHDRRADDLKILYKAYATEVLSDGIVDDEKLAPLNELRNIFGLGKREAEGILSDVKSNIYRRTLAKAFNTELASVPSKAAFLQILCEKLQFDPELASKMHEEIYRQKLQQFVADGELSKEEVEALMAFQVRLCIPQETVDAAHTEICGQLFEKVVKEAIASVDGYDADRREAVKKAAQSLNLKKEAVMAIFSKAVRKLFLSYIQRAKEAGNRIEIAKELKKLISFNTVVVSELLADIKGELSPTAETEASSVTSESEEEDDEYEWESLETLRKTRPDKELKEKLRKSVQKEITLKDDIPLRDRTELYETYLMFCITGETTNVSFGTAISTKKDDSEFLMLKQLGDILGLTRKEAQDVHIKFAEKAFVQQAEVILADGKLTEAKADQLAKIQKQFGLPTENAQKIIKGITTTKLSSAIEASVARGQIGIQQVRGLKEANFQLDSLISEPLRESIYRKTVEEIFSSGTGDFDEEEVYVKVPADLIISAEKAKSIVQDIAKVRLENSLVQAIALLRQKKRDNVLSSLNDLLACDAAVPASQPLSWPTPGELDDLYAIYLKSIPKPEKLSRLQYLLGISNEKANKIRDAASEGTLPIAAAAEEKEELTF from the exons ATGGAGCTCCCGCTCGCGTCCGCTAGGCCCTCGccccgggcggcgggggccgcctGCCCGCCGCTCCTCTTCTCGCCTCTTAAACCCTTCCCGCTCCTCCGCTTCCCGCCACGGAGGCCCGCCGCGGCGCGGCTACGCCTCCGCGCCCGCGCAGCGGCCGCCGACGCGGGCGAGGCGGCGCCCCCCGGCGAGGAGGTGTTCGGCGGGCGGAGGGAGCTGACGGGCGTGCAGCCGCTGGTGGAGTCgctcccgcccgccgcgcggACGGCCGCGGAGCTGGCGGTCGCCGCGGCGGCCATCGCGGCCGGGTACGGCATCGGGctccgcgcgggcggcgggtcGCGCGCCGTGGCGGTGGCGGGGGCTGCCGTGCTCGGAGCGGCCAGCGTGGCGGGCGCGGCCGCGGTGAACTCCGTGGTGCCCGAGGTCGCCGCCGTGGGGCTACACAACTACGTCGCCGGCCACGACGACCCCACCAACATGGAGAGCGGCGAGGTGGAGGCCATCGCGAAGAA ATATGGAGTTAGCACACAGGATGCAGCCTTCAAAGCAGAGCTCTGTGACTTGTATGCCAG GTATGTTTACTCAGTACTTCCTCCAGGAGATGAAGATCTCAAAGGTAGCGAGGTTCAGGATATTATAAAATTTAAAAGAGCTCTTGGGCTTGATGATGTAGATGCTGCTAACATGCACATGGAG ATTGGTAGACGCATATACAGAGAGAGGCTAGAAACGAGTGACCGTGATGCTGACATGGAACAAAGGCGG GCATTTCAAAAGTTAATTTATGTGTCAAATCTTGTCTTTGGAGATCAATCTGCGTTCCTACTTCCATGGAAACGTCTTTTCGGGGTGACTGATTCTCAG ATTGACATTGCTATGAGGGAAAATGCCAAGAGTTTATACTCGTCGCAGCTCAAGTCTATTGGGAGAG GTCTTGACATAGGCACACTCATTGATGTAAGGAGAGCACAACTTGCATATAAACTTTCTGATGAG ATTGCAACTGAGATGTTCCGGGAGCATGTGAAGAAGCTAGTTGAAGAAAACATTTCATCAGCGTTAGACATCTTGAAGTCACGTATTCC GGATAGTCTAACTCAGGCTATGGAAGAAGTGAAGATTGTTATTAAATTTAATAGTTTGCTTACAACATTAAGCAAGCACCCCCAGGCTGATCGATTTGCTTGTGGACTTGGCCCTATTTCATTAG GTGGAGAGTATGATCATGATAGGAGGGCTGATGATCTCAAGATACTCTACAAGGCCTATGCTACAGAAGTACTTTCAGACGGAATTGTTGATGATGAGAAG CTTGCTCCTTTGAATGAACTGAGAAATATATTTGGACTGGGGAAGCGTGAAGCAGAAGGAATATTGTCTGATGTCAAATCTAACATATACAGAAGGACACTTGCTAAAGCATTTAACACTGAACTGGCTTCAGTCCCTAGCAAAGCAGCattcctccaaattctctgtgAAAAGTTGCAATTTGACCCTGAACTTGCTAGTAAGATGCATGAAG AAATTTACAGACAGAAGCTTCAGCAGTTTGTAGCTGATGGAGAGCTGAGCAAGGAGGAAGTGGAAGCTCTGATGGCATTCCAAGTGCGTCTCTGCATCCCTCAAGAAACTGTGGACGCTGCTCATACTGAGATCTGTGGCCAATTGTTTGAAAAG GTTGTCAAGGAAGCCATTGCATCTGTTGATGGATATGATGCTGACAGACGAGAGGCTGTTAAGAAGGCAGCACAAAGTCTAAACTTGAAAAAGGAGGCTGTCATGGCGATCTTTAGTAAAGCA GTACGAAAGTTGTTCCTGAGCTACATTCAGAGAGCAAAAGAAGCTGGGAACCGCATTGAAATTGCAAAAGAGCTGAAGAAGCTAATTTCCTTCAACACAGTTGTTGTTAGTGAGCTTTTAGCTGACATTAAAGGAGAGCTGTCTCCAACTGCTGAAACTGAAGCATCAAGCGTGACTTcggaatctgaggaagaggatGATGAATATGAATGGGAATCATTGGAGACATTAAGAAAGACTAGACCTGATAAAGAGCTTAAAGAAAAGCTGAGAAAGTCAGTCCAGAAAGAGATAACCCTCAAGGATGACATTCCATTGAGAGACAGGACTGAGCTCTATGAGACATACTTGATGTTCTGCATAACTGGGGAGACAACGAACGTATCATTTGGAACAGCAATCTCCACAAAGAAAGACGATTCAGAGTTTTTAATGCTGAAACAGTTGGGTGACATACTTGGTTTAACTCGCAAAGAAGCTCAAGATGTTCACATTAAGTTTGCTGAAAAAGCTTTTGTGCAACAGGCAGAAGTAATTCTTGCTGATGGGAAATTAACCGAGGCCAAGGCCGACCAGCTTGCAAAGATCCAAAAGCAGTTTGGTTTGCCTACTGAAAATGCACAGAAAATCATTAAGGGTATCACAACAACAAAGTTGTCTTCTGCAATTGAAGCTTCTGTTGCTCGGGGTCAGATCGGTATACAGCAGGTCCGAGGATTGAAAGAAGCAAACTTCCAACTAGATAGCTTGATTTCGGAACCACTACGGGAAAGCATTTACAGAAAAACTGTTGAGGAGATCTTTTCATCAGGAACAGGAGattttgatgaagaggaagtGTATGTAAAGGTCCCAGCTGATCTCATCATAAGTGCTGAGAAGGCCAAGTCAATTGTGCAGGATATTGCAAAGGTTAGGTTGGAGAACTCCCTTGTGCAGGCTATTGCCTTGCTTCGGCAGAAGAAGAGAGACAACGTG CTTTCTTCTCTGAATGACTTGCTCGCGTGTGACGCCGCTGTCCCTGCATCACAACCTCTGTCATGGCCGACACCGGGAGAGCTAGATGACCTGTATGCCATCTACCTGAAGAGCATACCAAAGCCAGAGAAGCTATCAAGGTTGCAGTACCTGCTCGGCATAAGCAACGAGAAGGCTAACAAGATCCGGGACGCGGCCTCGGAGGGAACACTGCCGATTGCTGCAGCAGCTGAAGAAAAAGAGGAGTTGACGTTCTAG
- the LOC112875806 gene encoding G patch domain and ankyrin repeat-containing protein 1 homolog isoform X2, translating to MAAIGSSNIGFQLLKKSGWKEGTGLGAQEQGRLEPVETRVKNNKRGLGSKEPKPKPKVEDDVEKDPQKPKDMQSKKRAKLAAKRIRKMQEEEKRLQEKELEMAFFREFWPDNV from the exons ATGGCGGCCATCGGCTCCTCCAACATCGGATTCCAG CTGCTCAAGAAGTCAGGTTGGAAGGAGGGCACCGGTCTCGGAGCGCAAGAGCAG GGAAGGTTGGAGCCTGTAGAGACTCGTGTTAAGAACAACAAGCGTGGTCTAGGTTCTAAAGAACCAAAACCAAAGCCAAAGGTGGAGGATGATGTTGAAAAAGATCCCCAAAAGCCCAAG GACATGCAATCAAAGAAAAGGGCAAAGCTAGCTGCAAAGAGGATAAGGAAGATGCAAGAAGAGGAGAAGCGATTGCAAGAGAAGGAATTGGAGATGGCTTTCTTTAGGGAATTTTGGCCTGATAATGTGTAA
- the LOC112875806 gene encoding PIN2/TERF1-interacting telomerase inhibitor 1 isoform X1, whose amino-acid sequence MAAIGSSNIGFQLLKKSGWKEGTGLGAQEQGRLEPVETRVKNNKRGLGSKEPKPKPKVEDDVEKDPQKPKQDMQSKKRAKLAAKRIRKMQEEEKRLQEKELEMAFFREFWPDNV is encoded by the exons ATGGCGGCCATCGGCTCCTCCAACATCGGATTCCAG CTGCTCAAGAAGTCAGGTTGGAAGGAGGGCACCGGTCTCGGAGCGCAAGAGCAG GGAAGGTTGGAGCCTGTAGAGACTCGTGTTAAGAACAACAAGCGTGGTCTAGGTTCTAAAGAACCAAAACCAAAGCCAAAGGTGGAGGATGATGTTGAAAAAGATCCCCAAAAGCCCAAG CAGGACATGCAATCAAAGAAAAGGGCAAAGCTAGCTGCAAAGAGGATAAGGAAGATGCAAGAAGAGGAGAAGCGATTGCAAGAGAAGGAATTGGAGATGGCTTTCTTTAGGGAATTTTGGCCTGATAATGTGTAA